The proteins below are encoded in one region of Bacillus vallismortis:
- a CDS encoding flavodoxin, with protein sequence MGKILLVYATMSGNTEAMADLIEKGLQEAEAEADRYEVMDIDDAQLFNDYDHIMMGTYTWGDGDLPDEFLDLAEDMDEIDFSGKTCAVFGSGDTAYEFFCGAVDTLEAKIKERGGEIVLPSVKIENNPEGEEEQELMEFGRQFAKKSGIAV encoded by the coding sequence TTGGGGAAGATTTTACTCGTTTATGCAACAATGTCTGGCAACACTGAAGCAATGGCAGATTTGATTGAAAAGGGCCTTCAAGAGGCGGAAGCGGAGGCAGACCGTTACGAAGTGATGGATATAGATGATGCACAGCTGTTTAACGATTATGACCATATTATGATGGGAACCTACACGTGGGGTGACGGCGATTTGCCTGATGAATTTTTAGACCTTGCTGAAGATATGGATGAGATTGATTTTTCCGGCAAAACTTGCGCTGTATTCGGTTCCGGTGATACAGCATATGAATTTTTCTGTGGAGCAGTTGATACGCTTGAAGCAAAAATAAAAGAACGCGGAGGCGAAATTGTACTGCCTTCAGTAAAAATCGAAAATAATCCAGAAGGTGAAGAAGAGCAAGAATTGATGGAGTTCGGAAGACAATTCGCAAAGAAAAGCGGAATCGCTGTCTGA
- a CDS encoding flavodoxin: protein MAKALITYASMSGNTEDIAVIIKETLQDYELDIDWIEIDDADVSALTSYDYVLIGTYTWGDGDLPYEAEDFFEEVQQLQLNGLKTACFGSGDYSYPKFCEAVNLFSVMLQEAGAAVYQETLKIELAPETDDDVESCRAFARDFLAWADYISKEKTHVS, encoded by the coding sequence ATGGCTAAAGCCTTGATTACATATGCCAGCATGTCAGGAAATACGGAAGACATTGCCGTCATTATAAAAGAAACGCTTCAGGATTATGAGTTGGATATCGACTGGATTGAGATAGATGATGCGGATGTTTCTGCCTTAACATCCTATGATTATGTGCTGATTGGCACGTATACATGGGGCGACGGCGATTTGCCTTACGAAGCGGAAGATTTTTTTGAAGAGGTCCAACAGCTCCAGCTTAATGGCTTGAAAACAGCCTGCTTTGGGTCTGGCGACTATTCTTATCCGAAGTTTTGTGAAGCGGTCAATTTGTTCAGCGTCATGCTGCAAGAGGCGGGAGCTGCTGTTTACCAGGAAACATTGAAAATCGAACTGGCGCCTGAAACAGATGATGATGTGGAAAGCTGCCGAGCGTTTGCGAGAGATTTTCTTGCATGGGCGGATTATATCAGCAAGGAAAAGACCCATGTTTCATAA
- the ccpC gene encoding transcriptional regulator CcpC, whose translation MQLQELHMLVVLAEELNMRKAAERLFVSQPALSQRLQTIEKAWGTKIFLRSQKGLTVTPAGEKIIQFANDATLEQERIRENIDELEGEIHGTLKLAVASIIGQHWLPKVLKTYVEKYPNAKVSLITGWSSEMLKSLYEDQVHIGIIRGNPEWKGRKDYLMTDHLYLVDTEISCIEDIAHTERPFIQFKSDSTYFQEIQHWWHQKFKTSPKQTILVDQIETCKQMALHGIGYAILPSVTLQNEDKVNKMPLLDTKEHPIGRDTWLLGYEPAFELKQVQAFVQVIKDMLDQENPF comes from the coding sequence ATGCAGCTTCAAGAGCTTCATATGCTCGTAGTTTTAGCTGAGGAGTTAAATATGAGAAAGGCGGCGGAGCGGCTTTTTGTATCTCAGCCGGCTTTATCTCAGCGCTTACAAACGATTGAAAAGGCGTGGGGCACTAAAATCTTTTTGCGATCTCAAAAAGGGTTAACGGTAACCCCCGCCGGTGAAAAAATCATTCAGTTTGCGAATGATGCAACGTTAGAGCAGGAAAGGATTAGAGAAAATATTGATGAGCTTGAAGGTGAAATTCACGGCACATTGAAGCTTGCTGTCGCCTCAATAATCGGCCAGCATTGGCTCCCTAAAGTCCTGAAGACGTATGTGGAAAAGTACCCGAATGCAAAGGTTTCGCTCATTACCGGCTGGAGCAGCGAAATGCTGAAAAGCTTATATGAGGATCAGGTTCATATCGGTATTATAAGAGGGAACCCTGAGTGGAAGGGCCGTAAAGATTACTTGATGACAGATCACCTGTATTTAGTCGACACTGAAATTTCCTGCATCGAAGATATTGCCCATACCGAACGGCCGTTTATCCAGTTTAAAAGCGACAGTACTTATTTTCAGGAAATTCAGCATTGGTGGCATCAAAAATTTAAAACGTCGCCAAAACAGACGATATTGGTTGATCAGATTGAAACGTGTAAACAGATGGCGCTACACGGAATCGGTTATGCCATATTGCCGTCAGTTACTCTTCAAAATGAAGATAAAGTCAATAAAATGCCACTGTTAGACACAAAAGAGCATCCAATTGGACGGGACACATGGCTATTAGGCTATGAACCTGCCTTTGAGCTGAAGCAAGTTCAAGCTTTTGTTCAAGTCATAAAGGATATGCTGGATCAGGAAAATCCATTTTAA
- the cbpB gene encoding cyclic-di-AMP-binding protein CbpB, with protein sequence MISLQSDQLLEATVGQFMIEADKVAHVQVGNNLEHALLVLTKTGYTAIPVLDASYRLHGLIGTNMIMNSIFGLERIEFEKLDQITVEEVMLTDIPRLHINDPIMKGFSMVINNGFVCVENDEQVFEGIFTRRVVLKELNKHIRSLNK encoded by the coding sequence ATGATAAGCTTACAATCAGACCAGCTTCTTGAGGCAACAGTCGGACAATTCATGATTGAGGCGGACAAAGTAGCGCACGTTCAAGTCGGCAATAACCTTGAGCACGCATTATTAGTGCTGACAAAAACCGGATACACAGCTATCCCGGTTCTTGATGCTTCCTATCGTTTACATGGTTTAATCGGCACAAATATGATTATGAACAGCATTTTTGGGCTTGAGCGAATTGAGTTTGAAAAGCTTGACCAAATTACAGTTGAGGAAGTCATGCTGACAGATATTCCGCGTCTCCATATAAATGATCCGATTATGAAGGGATTTAGCATGGTCATTAATAACGGATTTGTCTGTGTGGAAAACGATGAACAGGTGTTTGAAGGGATTTTTACGAGAAGAGTGGTATTAAAGGAGTTAAACAAGCACATACGCTCATTGAATAAGTAG
- the abbA gene encoding AbrB antirepressor AbbA: protein MRMSLIGERFTEEEQKLLLNILINHEYAIELLSSEINDIETGTKNVDGTTYKKLVTLYDRFRFEN, encoded by the coding sequence TTGCGAATGAGTCTTATCGGTGAACGATTTACAGAAGAAGAACAAAAACTTCTGCTGAATATCCTGATCAACCATGAGTATGCTATCGAGCTTTTGAGCAGTGAAATCAACGATATAGAGACAGGAACCAAAAACGTTGATGGAACCACCTACAAAAAACTTGTAACACTATACGACCGATTTCGATTTGAAAATTAA
- a CDS encoding ribonuclease H-like YkuK family protein, with protein MADSFLFYNLSEAQMTFQDVMERLKAFVRKDPRSFYVLSIGTDSQVHRDYTKFITALHLHRTGKGAWGCLKNHTVDRPIHSLREKISLETAYSQEIAAYILDGHLMDITDLLLPFTGEGADLTFEVHLDIGKKGLTKELIQEMTGRITSMGIEAKIKPDSYTAFSYANRFTK; from the coding sequence ATGGCTGATTCTTTTCTGTTTTATAATCTCTCAGAAGCACAGATGACCTTTCAAGATGTGATGGAACGGCTTAAAGCCTTTGTTCGAAAGGACCCCCGTTCCTTCTATGTGTTATCTATCGGAACCGATTCACAGGTCCACCGCGATTACACCAAGTTTATTACCGCATTGCATTTGCATCGTACAGGCAAGGGAGCTTGGGGCTGTTTGAAAAATCATACAGTCGACAGACCCATACATAGCCTTCGGGAGAAGATTTCGTTAGAAACGGCGTACAGCCAGGAAATAGCCGCTTATATTCTGGATGGACACTTAATGGATATCACAGATCTGCTCCTGCCCTTTACCGGTGAGGGAGCGGATCTGACCTTTGAGGTTCACTTGGATATTGGAAAAAAAGGGCTTACAAAAGAACTGATTCAAGAAATGACAGGCCGTATTACTTCCATGGGGATAGAGGCGAAAATAAAACCGGATTCATACACTGCCTTCAGCTATGCAAATCGTTTTACAAAATAA
- a CDS encoding YkuJ family protein, with translation MSQLMGIITRLQSLQETAEAANEPMQRYFEVNGEKICSVKYFEKNQTFELTVFQKGEKPNTYPFDNIDMVSIEIFELLQ, from the coding sequence ATGTCACAATTAATGGGTATCATCACACGGCTGCAAAGTCTGCAAGAAACAGCGGAAGCGGCTAACGAGCCAATGCAGCGTTATTTCGAAGTAAATGGTGAGAAAATATGCAGTGTAAAATATTTCGAAAAAAATCAAACGTTTGAGCTGACAGTTTTCCAAAAAGGTGAAAAACCTAACACATATCCGTTTGATAATATCGACATGGTTTCCATCGAAATCTTTGAACTTCTTCAGTAA
- a CDS encoding EAL domain-containing protein: protein MLDPLDILTNIDDVLPYYQAIFSAEEQKIVGYEVLGRIMADSEIQSLGPFFLDAGIPEEYKLEVDNRIIRQALDRFLEADSDLLIFMNQDANLLMLDHGESFLELLKEYEAKGIELHRFVLEITEHNFEGDIEQLYHMLAYYRTYGIKIAVDNIGKESSNLDRIALLSPDLLKIDLQALKISQPSPSYEHVLYSISLLARKIGAALLYEDIEANFQLQYAWRNGGRYFQGYYLLSPSETFPQRDVLKQRLKAEFHQFITHEKKKLETVYEHSEQFYKRVHQAVTSLRKNNLSSDDDFIKKLAKELTDCSFRIYMCDEEGDQLTGNVFKQDGEWIYQPEYAEKNWSWRPYFLENIMRMRNLRKGFFSDLYSDLETGEMIRTFSYPMDDQMYLFIDLPYSYLYEQDGLI, encoded by the coding sequence ATGTTGGATCCACTTGATATTTTAACGAACATTGATGATGTCCTTCCATATTACCAAGCGATTTTCAGTGCTGAGGAGCAGAAAATCGTTGGGTATGAGGTGCTTGGGCGTATAATGGCAGATTCAGAAATCCAAAGTCTCGGGCCCTTTTTTTTAGACGCGGGGATACCCGAAGAATATAAATTAGAGGTGGATAACAGAATTATCCGCCAAGCTCTTGACCGCTTTTTAGAGGCTGATTCTGATCTGCTGATTTTTATGAATCAGGACGCCAATCTGCTGATGCTTGATCATGGTGAAAGCTTTCTGGAGCTTCTGAAAGAGTATGAAGCAAAGGGAATCGAACTTCATCGTTTTGTGCTTGAAATTACGGAGCACAATTTTGAAGGGGATATTGAGCAGCTCTACCATATGCTTGCCTACTATCGTACATACGGAATTAAAATCGCAGTTGATAACATCGGGAAAGAAAGCAGCAACCTGGACAGAATCGCACTGCTTTCACCAGATCTGTTAAAAATCGATTTGCAGGCGCTGAAAATATCACAGCCGTCACCATCATATGAGCATGTGCTGTACAGCATATCTTTATTAGCGAGAAAAATCGGTGCAGCACTGCTGTATGAAGATATTGAGGCGAACTTCCAGCTTCAATACGCTTGGAGAAACGGCGGCCGCTATTTTCAGGGGTATTACTTGTTGTCTCCTTCTGAAACGTTTCCACAGAGAGATGTATTGAAGCAAAGACTTAAAGCTGAGTTTCACCAATTTATCACACATGAGAAAAAGAAGCTTGAAACCGTCTATGAGCACTCCGAACAGTTTTACAAACGAGTCCATCAAGCTGTGACATCTTTAAGAAAAAACAACTTGTCTTCTGATGATGACTTTATAAAAAAACTCGCAAAAGAGCTGACAGATTGCAGCTTTAGAATTTACATGTGTGATGAAGAAGGCGACCAGCTGACGGGAAATGTGTTTAAACAGGATGGAGAGTGGATTTACCAGCCGGAATACGCGGAAAAGAATTGGAGTTGGCGTCCTTATTTTTTGGAGAATATCATGAGAATGAGAAACCTCAGAAAAGGGTTTTTCAGTGATTTGTACAGCGATTTGGAAACTGGTGAAATGATCAGAACGTTTTCGTATCCGATGGATGATCAGATGTATTTATTTATAGACTTGCCTTACTCTTATTTATATGAGCAGGATGGATTGATTTAA
- the fadH gene encoding 2,4-dienoyl-CoA reductase, protein MEKKAVVITGGSSGMGKAMAKRQAELGWYVMVTGRNEEALAETKRDIETFEGQVACFQMDVRSDSAASDMMTEAIKAFGRLDALINNAAGNFICPAEKLTPNGWKAVIEIVLNGTFFCSQAAARHWIEKQKQGVILNMAATYAWGAGAGVVHSAAAKAGVLSLTRTLAVEWGSQYGIRTNAIAPGPIERTGGAEKLFESEKARARTLNSVPLGRLGTPEEIASLAAFMLSDEASYMNGECVTLDGGQWLNPYPF, encoded by the coding sequence ATGGAAAAAAAGGCGGTTGTTATTACCGGCGGGTCAAGCGGCATGGGAAAAGCAATGGCAAAAAGACAGGCTGAATTAGGCTGGTACGTTATGGTGACAGGGAGGAACGAGGAAGCACTCGCAGAAACGAAACGAGACATTGAAACCTTTGAGGGACAGGTCGCCTGTTTTCAAATGGATGTCCGTTCTGATTCCGCCGCTTCTGACATGATGACAGAAGCGATAAAAGCATTTGGGCGGCTTGATGCGTTGATCAACAATGCGGCCGGAAACTTTATTTGCCCGGCAGAAAAGCTGACGCCCAATGGATGGAAAGCCGTAATTGAGATTGTCTTAAACGGCACATTTTTTTGCAGCCAAGCTGCAGCCAGACATTGGATCGAGAAGCAGAAGCAGGGCGTCATTTTAAATATGGCCGCCACATACGCTTGGGGAGCGGGAGCGGGGGTCGTCCATTCCGCTGCAGCGAAAGCAGGGGTATTGTCATTGACAAGAACGCTGGCCGTGGAGTGGGGGAGCCAATACGGCATTCGCACAAACGCGATTGCACCCGGCCCAATTGAACGAACAGGCGGTGCGGAGAAACTATTTGAATCAGAAAAAGCGAGAGCCCGAACGCTGAACAGTGTGCCGCTCGGCCGGCTCGGCACACCGGAGGAAATCGCATCTTTAGCCGCGTTTATGCTTTCTGATGAAGCTTCCTATATGAATGGGGAATGTGTCACTCTAGATGGGGGGCAATGGCTCAATCCTTATCCATTTTAA
- a CDS encoding metallophosphoesterase translates to MKKMSRRQFLKGTFGALAAGALAAGGGYGYARYLEPHMIETTEHTIKSSLIPHGFDGFKIVQFSDTHLSDSFTLEDLKTVIQSIHESKPDLIVFTGDIIDNPDTYQQHQAVIPLLRKLYAPFGKFCVYGNHDHGGYGTAVYKSLMTAGGFTVYRNGYQTLSLADGSKIEIASLDDLMLGSPDYEGILSRLSDRLFSILLVHEPDAALKTTGYPVNLQLSGHTHGGQIQLPFYGPIITPPYGKVYTEGMYQTGSTHIYVNRGLGMTRLPLRFLAKPEISVFTLKSAN, encoded by the coding sequence ATGAAAAAGATGTCCAGAAGGCAATTTCTAAAAGGAACGTTCGGGGCTCTTGCTGCAGGAGCTTTAGCGGCCGGCGGCGGATACGGCTATGCCAGATATCTGGAGCCGCATATGATCGAGACAACCGAACACACAATCAAAAGCTCTCTCATCCCGCACGGATTTGACGGTTTCAAAATCGTGCAGTTTAGTGATACACACTTGAGTGATTCTTTTACTCTTGAAGATTTAAAGACTGTTATCCAGTCAATTCATGAATCTAAACCTGATCTCATTGTGTTTACAGGTGATATCATCGATAATCCTGATACGTACCAGCAACATCAGGCAGTCATTCCATTATTGAGAAAACTATACGCGCCCTTTGGCAAGTTTTGTGTTTACGGCAATCATGATCACGGAGGCTATGGAACTGCCGTTTACAAAAGCCTGATGACGGCCGGCGGTTTTACGGTATACCGCAATGGCTATCAAACATTGTCGCTTGCAGATGGCAGCAAAATCGAGATTGCATCACTTGATGACTTAATGCTAGGAAGCCCGGACTATGAAGGCATCCTTTCAAGGCTAAGTGACAGACTTTTTTCTATTCTGCTCGTCCATGAGCCTGATGCAGCGTTAAAAACAACAGGCTATCCGGTGAACCTTCAGCTTTCCGGCCATACACACGGCGGCCAGATTCAGCTTCCTTTTTACGGGCCGATTATTACACCTCCTTATGGAAAGGTCTACACAGAGGGAATGTATCAGACAGGCAGCACCCATATTTACGTGAACCGCGGCCTCGGGATGACCAGATTGCCTTTGCGGTTTCTGGCCAAGCCTGAAATCTCTGTCTTTACCTTAAAAAGCGCAAATTAA
- a CDS encoding L,D-transpeptidase family protein has protein sequence MLTYQVKQGETLSSIAADFRISTASLLNANPSLQAGLTAGQSIVIPGLPDPNTIPYHISVSIGAKTLTLFQNNRIMKTYPIAVGKILTQTPTGEFYIINRQRNPGGPFGAYWLSLSKQHYGIHGTNNPSSIGKAVSKGCIRMHNKDVIELASIVPNGTRVMINR, from the coding sequence CTGCTTACGTACCAGGTAAAGCAAGGTGAAACACTAAGCAGCATCGCGGCTGATTTCAGAATCAGCACCGCTTCATTACTCAATGCTAATCCGTCACTGCAGGCAGGGCTCACTGCGGGACAGTCCATTGTCATCCCCGGCCTCCCGGACCCTAATACGATTCCGTATCATATCTCAGTCTCAATCGGCGCGAAGACCCTTACGCTGTTCCAGAATAATCGAATAATGAAGACCTATCCGATTGCGGTCGGCAAAATACTGACCCAAACGCCGACTGGAGAATTTTATATTATTAACCGCCAGCGCAATCCCGGCGGCCCATTCGGCGCTTATTGGCTAAGCCTTTCTAAGCAACACTACGGAATACACGGGACGAATAATCCTTCTTCGATTGGCAAGGCTGTCTCTAAAGGCTGCATTCGTATGCATAACAAAGATGTGATCGAACTCGCTTCAATTGTGCCAAACGGAACAAGAGTCATGATTAACCGGTAA
- a CDS encoding MFS transporter, translating into MDIFKNRNFVRLFFAALASQMGTTVGNMAFAFFLLDRFSSQPSYTTLAELMYSLPTVFVFLIVGVVADRFDRKKVAENCDWIRAGLTVVLFFTLFTGNIPLVFCILFVRSAVTKFFFPAENSLVQAILPKEHYAKAAGLNQMLFSIFMVFGVGIGAFMYNTIGIEGAIILDFVSFIISGLLIRSCRIPKEARQPNGAFSWRKASVKDSINDFREGILYISKNKLLASLIFGFFIFGFVNGGFAVLPMFTMKYGLAPDRYEWHTSVFTIALGFGLLAGSVLGTIISKKVKPHFLMSIPIFIAGLLIFVLGYTNVLWVYYAAAFVLGMCIGPVNIAIGGWMPKIVHPKLMGRVSGLQDPFMMFAQSLTLGLVALLFPKFVSNIDYLYYGMGVITLLVFIFYFVALPKYSAQAVEVNVQEVFQEQPKKKVKSV; encoded by the coding sequence ATGGATATATTTAAAAATCGTAATTTTGTTCGTCTATTTTTCGCAGCACTCGCTTCTCAAATGGGGACGACAGTAGGCAACATGGCATTTGCTTTTTTCTTGCTGGACCGCTTCAGCAGCCAGCCTTCATATACGACCTTGGCGGAGCTGATGTATTCTCTTCCGACCGTATTTGTATTTCTGATCGTGGGAGTCGTCGCGGACCGGTTTGACAGAAAAAAGGTGGCGGAAAACTGCGATTGGATTAGAGCAGGTCTGACTGTCGTCCTTTTTTTCACTTTATTTACCGGCAATATTCCTCTTGTTTTCTGTATTTTATTTGTCAGAAGCGCTGTCACGAAGTTTTTCTTTCCGGCAGAAAACAGTTTGGTACAAGCCATCCTGCCAAAGGAGCATTATGCCAAAGCAGCTGGGCTTAATCAGATGCTCTTTAGTATTTTTATGGTGTTCGGAGTCGGAATAGGTGCTTTTATGTACAACACAATCGGAATTGAAGGCGCCATTATTCTCGATTTTGTCAGCTTTATCATTTCCGGGCTGCTGATCCGCAGTTGCCGAATTCCAAAGGAAGCCCGACAGCCAAATGGCGCATTCAGCTGGAGAAAAGCCTCTGTTAAAGATTCAATAAATGATTTTAGAGAAGGCATTCTCTATATATCAAAAAACAAACTGCTGGCATCCCTGATTTTCGGCTTCTTCATTTTTGGATTTGTCAACGGGGGATTCGCCGTATTGCCGATGTTTACAATGAAATATGGATTGGCGCCCGACCGTTATGAATGGCATACGTCTGTATTTACGATCGCACTCGGTTTTGGGCTGCTGGCGGGAAGTGTTCTCGGCACGATCATCTCAAAAAAAGTGAAACCCCATTTTTTAATGTCGATACCGATTTTTATCGCAGGTTTGCTGATTTTTGTCCTCGGCTACACAAATGTGTTATGGGTATATTACGCGGCAGCATTTGTCCTCGGAATGTGCATCGGACCGGTCAACATTGCGATCGGAGGCTGGATGCCAAAGATTGTTCACCCTAAGCTGATGGGACGTGTAAGCGGGTTGCAGGACCCTTTTATGATGTTTGCACAGTCACTGACACTCGGCTTAGTTGCGCTGTTATTCCCTAAATTTGTTTCAAACATTGATTATCTTTATTACGGCATGGGCGTTATCACCCTGCTTGTTTTTATTTTTTATTTTGTTGCACTGCCAAAATACAGTGCACAGGCTGTGGAAGTCAATGTTCAGGAAGTCTTTCAAGAGCAGCCCAAAAAGAAAGTAAAATCTGTATAA
- a CDS encoding YkyB family protein: MDDHAYTKDLQPTVENLSKAVYTVNRHAKTAPNPKYLYLLKKRALQKLVKEGKGKKIGLHFSKNPRFSQQQSDVLISIGDYYFHMPPTKEDFEHLPHLGTLNQSYRNPKAQMSLTKAKHLLQEYVGMKEKPLVANRQQPTYHKPVFKKLGESYF; this comes from the coding sequence ATGGACGACCATGCATATACGAAAGATCTGCAGCCAACCGTAGAAAATCTTTCAAAAGCAGTTTACACTGTGAACCGCCATGCAAAAACCGCCCCTAACCCTAAATACCTATATCTGCTGAAAAAACGGGCTTTGCAAAAGCTTGTCAAAGAAGGTAAAGGAAAGAAAATAGGGCTTCATTTTTCAAAAAATCCAAGGTTCAGCCAACAGCAATCGGACGTGCTTATCTCAATCGGAGACTACTATTTTCACATGCCTCCAACGAAAGAAGACTTCGAACATCTTCCGCATTTAGGTACACTTAATCAATCGTACCGAAATCCTAAAGCTCAAATGTCTTTAACAAAGGCGAAACACCTATTGCAAGAATATGTCGGCATGAAAGAAAAGCCGCTTGTGGCAAATCGCCAGCAGCCAACTTATCATAAACCCGTCTTTAAAAAACTCGGCGAGAGTTACTTTTAA
- the cheV gene encoding chemotaxis protein CheV has product MSLQQYEILLDSGTNELEIVKFGVGDNAFGINVMKVREIIQPVEVTSVPHSHQHVEGMIKLRGEILPVISLFSFFGVEPDGSKDEKYIVTEFNKRKIVFHVGSVSQIHRVSWEAIEKPTSLNQGMERHLTGIIKLENLMIFLPDYEKIIYDIESDSGVDTYNMHTEGFDQRRADKKLIIVEDSPLLMRLLQDELKEAGYNNISSFENGKEAYEYIMDLAENETDLSDQIDMIITDIEMPKMDGHRLTKLLKENPKSSDVPVMIFSSLITDDLRHRGEVVGADEQISKPEISDLIKKVDTYVIE; this is encoded by the coding sequence GTGTCGTTACAACAATACGAAATTTTATTGGATTCTGGAACAAATGAATTGGAAATTGTGAAGTTTGGCGTGGGCGATAATGCTTTCGGAATTAACGTCATGAAAGTAAGGGAAATTATTCAGCCGGTTGAGGTAACATCTGTGCCTCACTCTCATCAGCATGTAGAAGGAATGATCAAGCTCAGAGGAGAAATTCTCCCTGTGATCAGCCTCTTCTCATTTTTTGGAGTGGAGCCTGACGGATCAAAAGATGAGAAATATATCGTAACTGAATTTAATAAACGGAAAATTGTTTTCCATGTCGGCTCTGTGTCTCAAATTCACAGAGTATCCTGGGAAGCAATTGAAAAGCCGACATCGTTAAACCAAGGAATGGAGCGGCATCTTACCGGGATTATTAAGCTCGAAAACCTGATGATCTTTTTGCCTGATTATGAAAAAATTATTTATGATATTGAATCAGACTCAGGTGTGGATACGTACAATATGCATACCGAGGGCTTCGATCAAAGAAGAGCTGATAAAAAGCTTATTATTGTAGAGGATTCACCGCTCTTAATGCGCCTCTTGCAGGATGAATTAAAAGAGGCTGGGTACAATAATATTTCTTCGTTTGAAAACGGAAAAGAGGCCTATGAGTATATCATGGACCTTGCTGAAAACGAAACGGATTTATCTGATCAGATTGATATGATTATCACTGATATTGAAATGCCAAAAATGGATGGACACAGGCTCACAAAGCTGCTGAAGGAAAATCCGAAAAGTTCAGACGTGCCGGTTATGATTTTCTCATCGCTAATTACCGATGATTTGCGTCACCGCGGGGAAGTCGTTGGCGCAGATGAACAGATCAGTAAGCCTGAGATCAGTGATTTGATTAAAAAAGTGGATACGTATGTTATCGAATAA